The following proteins come from a genomic window of Lemur catta isolate mLemCat1 chromosome 4, mLemCat1.pri, whole genome shotgun sequence:
- the FAM200B gene encoding protein FAM200B: MDHFFIKRKRNNEVKYAETCSSSTVGSGSVNSDNIEKNIDFNLQTSTSFEPHFKKKKTSARRYNEDYLKYGFIKCEKPFENDRPQCVICNNVLANESLKPSKLKRHLETQHAELTDKPLEYFQRKKKDIKLSTQFLSCSSTVSEKALLSSYLVAYRVAKEKMAHTAAEKIILPACLDMVRTIFDDKSADKLKTIPSDNIISLRICTIAEHLETMLITRLQSGIDFAIQLDESTDTGSHATLLVYVRYVWQDDFMEDFLCFLNLTSYLSGLDIFTELEKCIVGQYKLNWKNCKGITSDGTASITGKHSRVINTLLEVTSNGAVWNHCFIHREGLASREMPQNLMEVLKNAVKVVNFIKGSSLNSRLLETFCSEIGPNHTHLLYHTKVRWLSQGKILSRVYELRNEIHIFLIEKKSYLANIFEDDIWVTKLAYLTDIFGILNELSLKLQGKNSDIFQHVERIQGFRKTLLLWQARLKSNRPSYYMFPKFLQHIEENIINENILKEIKLEILLHLTSLSQTFNHFFPEEKFETLRENSWVKDPFAFRNPESIIELNLVPEEENELLQLSSSYTLKNDYETLSLSAFWIKIKEDFPLLSRKSVLLLLPFTTTSLCELGFSILTQLKTKERNGLNGAADMRVALSSCVPDWNELINRQTHPSY; this comes from the coding sequence ATGGatcatttctttattaaaagaaagaggaataatgAAGTGAAATATGCGGAAACATGTTCAAGTTCAACTGTTGGATCTGGAAGTGTGAATAGTGACaacattgagaaaaatattgaCTTTAATCTGCAAACTTCAACTTCATTTGAGccacatttcaaaaagaaaaaaacaagtgcAAGACGTTATAATGAAGACTACTTAAAATATGGTTTTATCAAATGTGAAAAACCCTTTGAAAATGACAGACCTCAGTGTGTTATTTGTAATAATGTTCTTGCAAATGAAAGCTTAAAgccttcaaaattaaaaagacacttAGAAACTCAGCATGCTGAACTTACTGATAAGCCtcttgaatattttcaaagaaagaaaaaagacataaagtTATCAACACAATTTCTTAGTTGTTCTAGTACTGTTAGTGAGAAAGCCTTATTATCATCATATTTAGTTGCATATCGTGTGGCAAAAGAGAAAATGGCTCATACTGCTGctgaaaaaattattcttccaGCATGTTTGGATATGGTGCGTACAATTTTTGATGATAAATCTGCTGATAAATTAAAAACTATACCTAGTGATAACATAATATCTCTTCGAATTTGTACTATTGCTGAACATTTAGAAACCATGCTAATTACTCGGTTACAGTCTGGTATAGATTTTGCAATCCAGCTTGATGAAAGCACCGATACTGGCAGCCATGCAACACTTTTAGTTTATGTCAGATATGTGTGGCAAGATGATTTTATGGaggattttttgtgttttttaaatttaacctcATACCTAAGTGGATTAGATAtttttacagaattagaaaagTGCATTGTTGGCCAATATAAGTTAAACTGGAAAAACTGTAAAGGAATTACAAGTGATGGAACAGCAAGCATAACTGGAAAGCATAGCAGAGTAATTAACACACTGCTAGAAGTTACTAGTAATGGTGCTGTGTGGAATCATTGTTTCATACATCGTGAAGGGTTAGCATCCAGAGAAATGCCACAGAACCTCATGGAAGTATTAAAAAATGCAGTGAAAGTTGTTAACTTTATTAAAGGAAGCTCACTGAATAGTCGACTTCTTGAAACATTTTGTTCAGAGATTGGACCTAATCATACCCACTTACTGTATCATACCAAAGTTCGTTGGTTGTCTCAAGGGAAAATACTAAGCAGGGTTTATGAACTCAGGAACGAGATACACATTTTTCTAATTGAAAAGAAATCTTACTTggcaaatatttttgaagatgaTATTTGGGTCACAAAATTGGCatatttaactgatatttttgGCATTCTTAATGAACTGAGTTTAAAACTACAGGGGAAAAACAGTGATATATTCCAACATGTTGAACGTATCCAAGGATTCCGAAAGACATTATTGTTATGGCAAGCAAGGCTTAAAAGTAATCGTCCTAGCTACTATATGTTTCCAAAATTTTTGCAACATATTGAAGAgaatattattaatgaaaatattttgaaagaaataaaattagagatactGTTGCATCTCACTTCTCTATCTCAAACCTTTAACCATTTCTTTccagaagagaaatttgaaacATTAAGGGAAAACAGTTGGGTAAAAGATCCATTTGCTTTTCGAAACCCCGAGTCAATAATTGAGCTAAACTTGGTGCCTGAGGAAGAGAATGAATTATTGCAGCTTAGTTCTTCATATACATTGAAGAATGATTATGAGACCTTAAGTTTATCAGCATTTTGGATTAAGATAAAGGAGGACTTTCCTTTGCTAAGTAGAAAGAGTGTCCTGCTCCTACTACCCTTCACAACAACTAGTTTGTGTGAACTAGGGTTTTCTATCTTAACCcagttaaaaacaaaggaaagaaatgggcTGAATGGTGCAGCAGATATGCGCGTAGCATTATCTTCCTGTGTTCCTGACTGGAATGAACTTATAAACAGGCAAACACACCCATcgtattaa